Proteins encoded by one window of Haloarcula pelagica:
- a CDS encoding FAD-dependent oxidoreductase, whose amino-acid sequence MRHSGQQERDVDHDVVMVGGGPAGCAAALFTARYGLDTIVFDKGSAALRRCAYLENYLGFPGGIEVGVFHDLMHAHVQKVGGEIVPETVVSVEREDADDPFVVETQAGRRCTASNVVAAAWYDGSYLRSLDEDEMVAEDEHHGEVEERFDPEYADADGRTPIKGLYVASPAGGRSAQAIVVAGHGAHVARCLLEDRRRQRGYSGGVAPHYDWLRSDAEFSGEWADRGRWREWFHNEIDASGLSSERLEDLRERYIDRAFETRRTDEEIDKEAERGLRRLVDTIGTDRVLDAVDDAEIKRYARDGGDPASE is encoded by the coding sequence ATGCGCCATTCGGGCCAGCAGGAACGTGATGTCGACCACGACGTGGTCATGGTCGGCGGAGGGCCAGCAGGCTGCGCTGCCGCGCTGTTTACCGCCCGGTACGGACTCGACACGATCGTCTTCGACAAGGGGAGTGCCGCCCTCCGACGCTGTGCCTATCTGGAAAACTATCTCGGGTTCCCCGGCGGCATCGAGGTCGGCGTCTTCCACGACCTGATGCACGCGCACGTCCAGAAAGTGGGCGGTGAGATCGTCCCGGAGACGGTCGTCTCGGTCGAACGTGAGGACGCGGACGACCCCTTCGTGGTGGAGACGCAGGCGGGACGCAGGTGTACAGCTTCGAACGTCGTCGCTGCGGCGTGGTACGACGGCTCCTATCTCCGCTCGCTCGACGAGGACGAGATGGTTGCCGAAGACGAACACCACGGTGAAGTGGAAGAACGATTCGACCCGGAGTACGCTGACGCGGACGGACGAACCCCGATCAAGGGGCTGTACGTCGCGTCGCCTGCTGGCGGCCGGAGCGCACAGGCCATCGTCGTGGCCGGACACGGCGCACACGTCGCTCGATGCCTGCTCGAAGACCGGCGTCGCCAACGCGGGTACTCGGGCGGCGTCGCCCCACATTACGATTGGCTCCGGTCCGACGCCGAGTTCTCAGGTGAATGGGCCGACAGGGGCCGCTGGCGCGAGTGGTTCCACAACGAGATCGATGCCAGCGGACTCTCCTCCGAACGGCTCGAAGACCTCCGGGAACGTTACATCGACCGCGCGTTCGAGACACGCCGCACCGACGAGGAAATCGACAAGGAGGCCGAGCGAGGACTCCGGCGTCTCGTCGACACGATCGGGACCGACCGGGTGCTCGACGCTGTCGACGATGCGGAGATCAAACGGTACGCACGTGACGGAGGCGACCCAGCTAGTGAGTGA
- a CDS encoding bile acid:sodium symporter family protein → MIGSISLTLSTRQFRQIDGRSVGLVLLGHATMPVLAFGIARRLGLSPELVVGFVVLGAVTPELVTPVMTELAGGDTALSTTALVVVGVGSLGFVPAVVTVLAGGVTVPTRPIVEQLVVAMVVPMLLAVGLRARWPERVGAYDAHYPAVSATMVVLIIGGVTAANAAAIRSNIGLLPGVVAGVVALNGLGYGTGYLVSYRAERATRIASVLSVGMRDFAVAAALVIAAGLPTIASLPAVVFGVVEMTTSAGLAKWFDRAG, encoded by the coding sequence ATGATCGGGAGTATCTCGCTGACGCTCTCGACCAGGCAATTCAGGCAAATCGATGGTCGCTCGGTCGGGCTCGTGCTACTCGGTCACGCGACAATGCCTGTGCTCGCATTTGGCATTGCGCGTCGCCTCGGACTGTCCCCGGAGTTGGTTGTCGGGTTCGTCGTACTGGGGGCCGTGACGCCGGAACTCGTCACGCCGGTGATGACTGAACTCGCAGGTGGCGACACGGCGCTGTCGACGACGGCCTTGGTGGTCGTCGGTGTCGGTAGTCTCGGGTTCGTTCCCGCGGTTGTCACCGTGCTTGCCGGGGGTGTTACCGTTCCAACGCGGCCGATAGTCGAGCAACTCGTCGTGGCCATGGTTGTGCCCATGTTGCTCGCGGTCGGCCTGCGAGCACGGTGGCCCGAGCGCGTCGGCGCGTACGACGCTCATTACCCGGCTGTCTCTGCCACGATGGTGGTCCTGATTATCGGCGGTGTGACTGCCGCGAACGCCGCCGCCATCCGTTCTAACATCGGTCTGTTGCCGGGTGTCGTGGCCGGCGTCGTGGCACTGAACGGCCTCGGCTACGGCACCGGCTATCTGGTGAGTTACCGTGCGGAGAGAGCCACCCGCATCGCGTCAGTGCTCTCGGTAGGGATGCGCGATTTCGCAGTTGCGGCCGCACTCGTGATTGCGGCCGGCCTGCCGACGATCGCGTCGCTTCCTGCAGTCGTCTTCGGTGTCGTGGAGATGACAACGAGTGCTGGACTGGCGAAGTGGTTCGACCGGGCGGGGTGA
- a CDS encoding helix-turn-helix domain-containing protein, translating into MPDTPDSATETADSSRPDHECLCPVGGVMDLLSRRYAMQLVCVVDAIGPARYGDIEETFEQVSSSTLSTRLDELVEAGILSREQYAEIPPRVEYELTETGEELGERLEPLLEWAEKADAPELQVDQK; encoded by the coding sequence ATGCCAGACACTCCCGATTCAGCGACTGAAACGGCTGATTCGTCGCGTCCCGACCACGAGTGTCTCTGCCCGGTCGGCGGCGTGATGGACCTCCTCAGCCGACGATACGCGATGCAACTCGTTTGCGTGGTCGATGCGATCGGCCCGGCCCGGTACGGTGATATCGAGGAGACATTCGAGCAGGTGAGTAGTTCGACACTCTCGACGAGACTCGACGAGCTCGTAGAGGCCGGGATTCTTTCCCGCGAGCAGTACGCCGAAATCCCACCACGCGTGGAGTACGAACTCACCGAGACCGGCGAAGAACTGGGGGAGCGCCTCGAACCACTGCTCGAGTGGGCCGAAAAAGCCGACGCGCCGGAACTCCAAGTGGACCAGAAGTAG
- the merB gene encoding organomercurial lyase: MSDQDCDCTALTVDKKERQLTETDSWIEERPVRTAALPAAVGDNVSRFFSHSIDTLEDMITAIRTVVEGDGIALEELCHVDGETPHYAKTPKETYYFRCFYDGIALARLVDEPVRIRTETPSAEPVAIEMSPKNGAEVTPPDAVMSFGVTPESDLPTDETPSASDVYGAVCPYVKAFHTREDYERWTTDVAATTVGIPLDDGVPIAAALTATAPAESAE; the protein is encoded by the coding sequence ATGTCGGACCAAGACTGCGATTGCACTGCTCTAACGGTCGATAAGAAGGAGCGTCAACTCACGGAGACGGACAGTTGGATCGAAGAGCGGCCAGTGAGGACCGCAGCGCTCCCGGCGGCCGTGGGAGACAACGTGAGTCGGTTCTTCAGCCACTCGATCGACACGCTCGAGGATATGATCACAGCAATTCGCACTGTGGTCGAGGGCGACGGCATCGCTCTCGAGGAACTCTGCCACGTCGACGGTGAGACTCCACACTACGCGAAGACACCGAAGGAAACCTACTATTTCCGGTGTTTCTACGACGGTATCGCGCTCGCACGTCTCGTCGACGAGCCAGTCCGGATCCGGACTGAAACTCCCTCGGCAGAGCCCGTTGCGATCGAGATGTCACCCAAGAACGGTGCCGAAGTCACGCCACCAGATGCGGTCATGTCGTTCGGTGTGACTCCTGAAAGTGACCTACCTACCGACGAGACGCCCTCGGCGTCGGACGTGTACGGAGCCGTTTGTCCGTACGTGAAGGCGTTCCACACCCGCGAGGACTACGAACGCTGGACGACGGACGTGGCGGCCACCACAGTCGGCATCCCGCTCGACGACGGTGTACCAATCGCCGCCGCGTTGACCGCGACCGCTCCGGCAGAGAGTGCCGAATGA
- a CDS encoding DUF1109 domain-containing protein: MNYDIDSGKLLYALGVVFATAAFLYFIRDVVFGLSITVKAALLFAAFVVFFVAGVALQRDILDVVGFALAGIAYIVFVGYVVLRYEPSETGTFLLLAVSAGLFVTLGYALREWNLTLSRRTATGIVLGLVLVSTVLIGVDAAGGGVTYDLETNESVTVDPPRTGQDRGVVSMTERVGTMSATNEFVFTRALALPPLRGCLLGTDFRTREEVWVGYDPARFEQPNVVRGDSTLQFGVTADLLVDVNQTEPITYAIERDANCDGERDRPTLVINTIETAT; encoded by the coding sequence ATGAACTACGACATCGACAGCGGGAAACTGCTCTATGCGCTCGGCGTGGTGTTTGCCACGGCGGCATTTCTCTACTTCATCCGGGACGTGGTGTTCGGTCTCTCGATCACGGTCAAAGCCGCCCTGTTGTTCGCCGCGTTCGTCGTCTTCTTCGTCGCCGGCGTCGCGCTACAGCGGGACATCCTCGACGTGGTCGGGTTCGCACTGGCTGGCATCGCCTACATCGTCTTCGTCGGCTACGTGGTGCTCCGATACGAACCGAGCGAGACCGGGACCTTCCTGTTACTGGCGGTCTCTGCCGGCCTGTTCGTCACGCTGGGCTACGCACTTCGCGAGTGGAACCTAACGCTCTCACGGCGGACGGCGACCGGGATCGTCCTGGGACTCGTCCTCGTGAGTACGGTGTTGATCGGCGTCGACGCGGCCGGTGGCGGCGTGACCTACGACCTAGAGACGAACGAATCGGTCACCGTCGACCCGCCGCGTACCGGGCAAGATCGTGGTGTCGTCTCGATGACGGAGCGAGTCGGGACGATGAGCGCCACGAACGAGTTCGTGTTCACACGAGCGCTGGCTCTCCCACCGCTTCGGGGCTGTCTCCTCGGAACCGACTTCCGCACGCGCGAGGAGGTCTGGGTCGGGTACGATCCGGCCCGCTTCGAGCAACCCAACGTCGTTCGCGGGGACTCGACGCTGCAGTTCGGGGTGACAGCCGATCTGCTGGTCGATGTCAACCAGACCGAGCCGATCACCTACGCCATCGAGCGAGACGCCAACTGCGACGGAGAGCGAGACCGGCCGACGCTCGTCATCAATACCATCGAAACAGCTACCTGA
- a CDS encoding type IV pilin: MSDRGRGASSVIGVLLLVGVTVVVAGLLSVLALQIGDSVTRSAPTAEFEIGTCSNCQSLALADDPSRSGTTNFLNVTFTNGETLDAEHVAVYLDGEILFDPSKTGSAAYYQPANYDGAASNDLRWSSDQITAGERLILEDDADASATEPVFRDGQVVRVVWTNPDSGEAYTLVERTLSY, from the coding sequence ATGAGTGATCGGGGGCGTGGTGCGTCGTCAGTAATCGGGGTACTGTTACTGGTCGGTGTAACCGTCGTCGTGGCGGGGTTGCTCTCGGTGTTGGCGCTCCAGATCGGCGATTCGGTCACGCGGTCGGCGCCGACAGCGGAGTTCGAGATCGGCACTTGCTCGAACTGTCAGAGTCTGGCACTGGCCGACGATCCGAGTCGAAGCGGGACGACGAACTTCCTGAACGTCACGTTCACCAACGGGGAGACGCTCGACGCCGAGCACGTGGCCGTCTACCTGGACGGGGAGATCCTCTTCGATCCCTCGAAAACCGGGAGCGCTGCCTACTATCAGCCCGCCAATTACGACGGCGCTGCCAGCAACGACCTTCGGTGGTCGAGCGATCAGATCACGGCCGGCGAGCGGTTGATCCTGGAAGACGATGCCGATGCCAGTGCCACAGAGCCGGTGTTCCGTGACGGACAGGTCGTCCGTGTCGTCTGGACGAACCCGGACTCCGGCGAGGCGTATACGCTGGTCGAGCGGACGCTCAGCTACTGA